A region of Moorena producens PAL-8-15-08-1 DNA encodes the following proteins:
- a CDS encoding Uma2 family endonuclease — protein sequence MTRLLIQTQTVPVMVNLPGIIPMTPAQFSEFCLANRDLRIERTASGEVVIMPPVFSDTGNRNLKISQQLANWADLDGTGETFDSSTGFTLPNGAIRSPDACWIKLESWNALTEEQKASFAPICPDFVIELRSASDTLSGLQDKMQEYLDNGTSLGWLIDRQNRKIYIYRRDQEPEILDNPETVSGAPELAGFVLKMSKIW from the coding sequence ATGACCAGGCTACTGATTCAAACCCAAACTGTCCCTGTGATGGTCAATCTTCCTGGGATCATCCCCATGACCCCTGCCCAGTTTTCTGAATTCTGTTTAGCCAATCGAGATCTACGAATTGAGCGCACCGCCAGTGGAGAAGTTGTAATTATGCCCCCAGTCTTTTCCGATACAGGCAATCGGAATCTGAAAATTTCTCAACAATTGGCTAACTGGGCTGATCTCGACGGTACGGGTGAAACCTTTGACTCCAGCACCGGCTTTACCTTGCCCAATGGAGCGATCCGCTCTCCAGATGCCTGTTGGATTAAACTGGAGAGCTGGAATGCCTTAACCGAAGAACAGAAAGCTTCCTTTGCCCCCATTTGCCCCGACTTTGTGATCGAGTTACGTTCGGCGAGCGATACACTCAGTGGCTTGCAAGACAAAATGCAAGAATACCTTGATAATGGCACATCACTGGGTTGGTTGATCGACCGCCAAAACCGGAAAATTTACATTTATCGTCGTGATCAGGAACCAGAGATTTTGGACAATCCTGAAACCGTTAGCGGTGCTCCGGAACTGGCGGGGTTTGTGCTAAAAATGAGCAAGATTTGGTGA